The following proteins are encoded in a genomic region of Montipora foliosa isolate CH-2021 chromosome 8, ASM3666993v2, whole genome shotgun sequence:
- the LOC137967436 gene encoding uncharacterized protein: MEIACKHLIEFMGIKQQAEKFGLGSFDLKLFRLEKIDGKAENFAIVTKAQLNMELPFLMGSTTSELNVHVIQKKVNWTNKQPIIVTQKPEKSRRTTETAVGKKRKRRKEAEEDREMIKKLATEGSAVRNERQKDVLTLLNEAHFDKCIKRRNDALGSGQKKMSDIFTSVQRQRVETSVKLDDCVDEFEGADALASENGCSEEDSALCGLDIPSSILDADCFPNSPCSENQPEPHCEVDQILHELSDPEDNKSNSDESEDDNELISSQM; the protein is encoded by the exons atggagatagcctgcaaacatttgatagaattcatgggaatcaaacagcaagcggagAAGTTCGGACTCGGtagcttcgatttaaagttgtttcgactggaaaagattgacgggaaagccgaaaattttgcaattgtgaCGAAGGCCCAGCTGAACATGGAGCTACCCTTCCTAATGGGAAGtaccacaagtgagctaaatg TTCATGTGATCCAGAAAAAAGTCAATTGGACCAACAAACAACCGATAATTGTTACACAAAAACCAGAAAAGTCAAGAAGGACTACAGAAACTGCTgttggaaagaaaagaaaaaggagaaaggaAGCCGAAGAAGATCGTGAAATGATAAAAAAGCTGGCCACCGAGGGAAGTGCAGTCAGAAATGAGAGACAAAAAGATGTTTTGACTCTCTTGAATGAAG CTCATTTTGATAAATGCATCAAAAGAAGAAACGACGCTCTAGGAAGTGGCCAAAAGAAGATGTCAGACATTTTTACCAGTGTGCAAAGACAAAGAGTTGAGACCTCAGTTAAACTTGATGACTGTGTCGACGAATTTGAGGGTGCAGACGCACTTGCCtcagaaaa CGGGTGTAGCGAAGAGGATTCGGCGCTATGCGGCTTAGATATTCCAAGTTCCATCCTAGATGCAGATTGTTTTCCAAATAGCCCTTGTTCTGAAAATCAGCCAGAGCCTCATTGTGAAGTAGATCAAATCTTGCACGAGCTGTCTGACCCTGAAGACAATAAGTCCAATAGTGACGAAAGCGAAGACGACAACGAGCTTATTTCTTCTCAGATGTGA